The following proteins are encoded in a genomic region of Aquifex aeolicus VF5:
- a CDS encoding shikimate kinase, whose product MRIYLIGFMCSGKSTVGSLLSRSLNIPFYDVDEEVQKREGLSIPQIFEKKGEAYFRKLEFEVLKDLSEKENVVISTGGGLGANEEALNFMKSRGTTVFIDIPFEVFLERCKDSKERPLLKRPLDEIKNLFEERRKIYSKADIKVKGEKPPEEVVKEILLSLEGNALGG is encoded by the coding sequence ATGAGGATTTACCTTATAGGCTTTATGTGCTCCGGGAAAAGCACAGTTGGTTCCCTCCTCTCCCGCTCTTTAAACATTCCCTTCTATGACGTTGACGAAGAGGTGCAGAAAAGGGAAGGACTTTCAATCCCCCAAATCTTTGAAAAGAAAGGGGAAGCTTACTTCAGAAAGCTTGAGTTTGAAGTCTTAAAGGATTTATCCGAAAAAGAAAACGTAGTCATTTCCACGGGAGGAGGACTCGGGGCAAACGAAGAAGCATTAAACTTTATGAAGAGTAGAGGCACAACCGTTTTCATAGATATCCCCTTTGAGGTTTTCCTTGAAAGGTGTAAGGACTCAAAGGAGAGACCCCTTTTAAAGAGACCTCTCGATGAGATAAAAAACTTATTTGAAGAGAGGAGAAAGATTTATTCAAAGGCGGACATAAAGGTGAAGGGGGAAAAACCCCCCGAAGAGGTTGTAAAGGAAATTTTATTATCCCTTGAAGGGAACGCCCTTGGTGGGTGA
- the moaA gene encoding GTP 3',8-cyclase MoaA, with translation MLLDKLSRPLKVLRISLTDRCNLRCNFCMPPGKEYNFLPKRQLLTPEEIEEYVKIFAKLGVEKVRLTGGEPLLREDLEEIIQRISKVEGIKDIALTTNGVFLKERLKALKEAGLKRITVSVHSLNPEKNQKLVNRSVNLGEVFEVIIRAKELGFKVKVNSVIIKGFNDDEILDLARFFKNLGVTLRFIEYMDVGTVNDWDFSKVVSADEILNLMKKEFTFYPLPKRPEDTSMDFIYEDGNKFGIIASVTKPFCRGCNRIRLSADGKLYTCLFSDKGHDLRNAVDKENFIKEVWKDRKDRYSELRRQMKRERKVEMFKVGG, from the coding sequence ATGCTTCTGGACAAACTAAGTAGACCGCTGAAAGTCCTCAGGATTTCTCTAACGGATAGATGCAACCTCAGGTGCAACTTCTGCATGCCCCCGGGAAAGGAGTATAACTTCCTTCCTAAAAGACAACTACTTACCCCCGAAGAAATAGAGGAGTACGTCAAGATATTTGCCAAACTCGGCGTTGAAAAAGTTCGCCTAACAGGCGGTGAACCTCTCCTGAGGGAAGATTTAGAGGAGATAATTCAAAGAATTTCAAAAGTAGAAGGAATTAAAGATATAGCTCTAACGACTAACGGCGTATTTTTAAAAGAAAGGTTAAAAGCTTTAAAAGAAGCGGGATTGAAGAGGATTACCGTAAGCGTACACTCACTGAATCCCGAAAAGAACCAAAAACTTGTTAATAGAAGTGTTAACTTAGGTGAAGTCTTTGAAGTAATAATAAGAGCAAAAGAGCTTGGCTTTAAAGTGAAGGTGAACTCCGTAATAATAAAGGGTTTTAACGACGACGAGATTCTGGATCTTGCAAGGTTCTTTAAAAACCTGGGTGTAACGCTGAGGTTTATAGAGTACATGGACGTGGGAACGGTTAACGACTGGGATTTTTCAAAGGTTGTAAGTGCGGACGAAATTCTGAACTTAATGAAGAAAGAGTTTACATTTTATCCTCTTCCCAAAAGACCCGAAGATACGTCAATGGATTTCATTTACGAGGATGGGAATAAGTTCGGGATAATAGCCTCGGTGACGAAACCCTTCTGCAGGGGTTGTAACCGCATAAGACTTTCTGCAGACGGTAAGCTCTACACATGCCTCTTTTCGGATAAAGGACATGACTTGAGAAACGCCGTTGATAAAGAAAACTTTATTAAAGAAGTCTGGAAAGACAGAAAAGACAGGTACTCAGAACTCAGGCGGCAGATGAAGAGAGAGAGAAAAGTAGAAATGTTCAAAGTCGGCGGTTAA
- a CDS encoding TetR/AcrR family transcriptional regulator, with product MVKTRDKILKVGAEVIAHEGLRRFTAKNLASKIGISDAAIFKHFSSMEEIAEEIIRRYTNECILKTKEAVTLGKTPKEKLERILEGHIELLEKTKGIIPIICFEFSRSDKRSIKKRISEFLNEYAQMVMEVIEEGIKIGEFRDDVDVEETAYSIIGLLQAKAFQWFLRGKKGKIIKDPETIKKLILYGLLKH from the coding sequence ATGGTAAAGACCCGGGATAAAATTCTCAAAGTTGGTGCGGAAGTTATCGCCCACGAAGGTTTAAGAAGGTTCACTGCAAAAAATCTGGCGAGTAAAATCGGAATAAGCGACGCGGCCATATTCAAACACTTTTCCTCTATGGAAGAAATAGCGGAAGAAATCATCAGGAGGTACACGAACGAGTGTATCCTCAAAACGAAGGAAGCGGTAACCCTGGGCAAAACACCTAAGGAAAAACTCGAAAGAATCCTGGAAGGTCACATAGAACTTCTGGAGAAAACGAAAGGAATAATACCGATAATTTGCTTTGAATTCTCAAGGAGTGACAAAAGGAGTATAAAAAAGAGGATCAGTGAGTTTTTAAACGAATACGCTCAAATGGTTATGGAAGTTATAGAAGAAGGTATTAAAATTGGAGAGTTCAGGGACGACGTGGACGTAGAAGAAACCGCTTACTCCATAATAGGTCTACTTCAGGCAAAGGCCTTCCAATGGTTCCTCAGAGGTAAAAAGGGAAAGATCATTAAGGATCCTGAAACCATTAAAAAGCTCATACTTTACGGACTCTTAAAACATTAA
- the thiS gene encoding sulfur carrier protein ThiS, producing the protein MPRIVLNGEEREIPREMTIMELLEEIGVKFREVGLAVAINEEVVPKSEYTTRKVREGDKVEVVQLVGGG; encoded by the coding sequence ATGCCCAGAATAGTCCTGAACGGCGAAGAGAGAGAAATACCTAGGGAAATGACCATAATGGAACTCCTGGAAGAGATAGGGGTTAAGTTCAGGGAAGTGGGACTGGCAGTTGCCATAAACGAAGAGGTTGTTCCGAAATCGGAGTACACTACGAGGAAGGTAAGGGAAGGCGATAAAGTGGAAGTTGTTCAATTGGTTGGCGGTGGATAA
- a CDS encoding TetR/AcrR family transcriptional regulator, translating into MGEKRSDTKEKILSSALKLFSKKGFKETTIKDIAKEVGITEGAIYRHFTSKEEIIKSLLESITKELRHKLEVALQRGETDEEILESIVDTLIDYAFSNPESFRFLNLYHLLKEYGEVKNLPGELILKFLNGLYLKRKLKTYPEIALAVVTGSVERVFIFKERNFLDYDEETIKKELKKVLKSAILA; encoded by the coding sequence ATGGGAGAAAAGCGCTCGGACACAAAGGAAAAAATACTGAGTTCCGCACTCAAACTCTTTTCCAAAAAGGGATTTAAGGAAACCACCATAAAAGACATAGCAAAGGAGGTAGGCATAACCGAGGGTGCTATATACAGGCACTTCACGAGCAAGGAAGAAATAATAAAGAGCCTTCTTGAGAGCATAACCAAGGAATTAAGACATAAGCTGGAGGTTGCCCTTCAAAGAGGTGAAACGGATGAGGAAATTCTGGAGAGCATAGTGGATACCTTAATAGATTACGCTTTTTCCAATCCCGAATCTTTCAGGTTTTTGAACCTATACCACCTTCTCAAGGAGTACGGAGAGGTGAAGAACTTGCCCGGAGAACTCATACTCAAGTTCCTTAACGGCCTTTACTTGAAAAGAAAGCTGAAAACCTACCCCGAAATCGCCCTTGCGGTAGTGACGGGAAGCGTGGAGAGGGTTTTCATATTCAAAGAGAGAAACTTCCTTGATTACGACGAGGAAACCATAAAGAAGGAACTCAAGAAGGTTCTAAAGAGTGCCATTTTGGCTTGA
- a CDS encoding molybdenum cofactor biosynthesis protein MoaE, with amino-acid sequence MIPRVYLGHEWFGAERILSEYQVPEDCGAQVLFLGIPRNAPEDGGNIEALEYEAYPEMAIKEMEKIRQETIEKFGVKEVFIHHRLGLVKIGEPSFLVLAVGGHREETFKACRYAVDETKKRVPIWKKEIFKEGKGEWVLGEKKNASGQTK; translated from the coding sequence ATGATTCCGAGAGTTTACCTCGGACACGAGTGGTTCGGTGCGGAAAGGATACTGAGTGAATACCAAGTTCCCGAAGACTGCGGAGCGCAGGTTCTGTTCCTCGGCATTCCCAGAAACGCACCCGAAGACGGCGGAAATATAGAAGCTCTTGAGTACGAGGCGTACCCCGAAATGGCTATAAAAGAAATGGAAAAGATAAGACAGGAAACGATAGAGAAGTTCGGCGTAAAGGAAGTATTCATACACCACAGGCTTGGTCTGGTGAAAATCGGAGAACCTTCCTTCTTAGTGCTTGCGGTAGGTGGACACAGGGAAGAAACCTTTAAAGCGTGCAGGTACGCCGTTGACGAGACGAAAAAACGCGTCCCCATATGGAAGAAGGAAATCTTTAAGGAAGGAAAAGGAGAGTGGGTCCTAGGGGAAAAGAAAAATGCTTCTGGACAAACTAAGTAG
- a CDS encoding thiazole synthase, translating into MQDWEKLLQDDYLEIAGRKFKSRLIIGSGKFKDFQQTKEVLEASGAEIITVAVRRVNITDPTKENLLDYIDPKKYLILPNTAGCYTAEEAIKTAMMAREATGINWVKLEVIGDQKTLLPDMEETYKAAKVLVKEGFVVLPYIFDDPVFAKKFEDIGCAAVMPLAAPIGSGLGLQNPYNLIFIKEAVSVPVIVDAGIGSATDIPPVMELGVDGVLTNTALAEAKDPIKMAVAMKYATIAGRLAYLAGRMPKRTYAVPSSPTKGVPFKG; encoded by the coding sequence ATGCAGGACTGGGAAAAACTCCTTCAGGACGACTACTTGGAGATTGCGGGAAGAAAGTTCAAATCCCGCTTAATAATAGGCTCCGGTAAGTTTAAAGACTTCCAGCAAACTAAGGAAGTTCTGGAAGCGTCCGGAGCGGAAATAATAACCGTTGCCGTAAGAAGGGTAAATATAACGGATCCCACCAAGGAAAACCTCCTCGATTACATAGACCCTAAGAAGTACTTAATACTCCCAAATACCGCTGGATGTTACACGGCGGAGGAAGCCATAAAGACCGCTATGATGGCGAGGGAAGCTACGGGTATAAACTGGGTAAAGCTTGAAGTTATAGGTGACCAAAAGACACTCCTTCCCGACATGGAGGAGACTTACAAGGCTGCTAAGGTACTCGTAAAAGAGGGATTTGTGGTTCTACCATACATTTTTGACGACCCCGTTTTTGCAAAAAAATTTGAAGACATAGGCTGTGCTGCGGTTATGCCTCTGGCGGCACCTATAGGCTCGGGTCTCGGGCTACAAAATCCCTATAACCTGATATTCATAAAGGAAGCAGTTTCTGTTCCCGTTATAGTTGACGCGGGTATAGGAAGCGCTACCGATATACCGCCCGTTATGGAACTCGGTGTGGACGGAGTACTCACGAATACCGCCCTCGCGGAGGCAAAAGATCCTATAAAGATGGCCGTGGCTATGAAGTACGCAACAATCGCCGGAAGACTTGCTTACCTTGCCGGAAGGATGCCGAAGAGAACTTACGCAGTTCCCTCTTCACCCACCAAGGGCGTTCCCTTCAAGGGATAA
- a CDS encoding cellulose biosynthesis cyclic di-GMP-binding regulatory protein BcsB has translation MKKLLLLLSASFAFSLQMDFKEVKKFPYIKYVTAWKGTPAETKDVAVPNVYIVVGQKESPEVLTSAAKVAFYLGQWTDGIGLSPKLVKEGKIPKLIISDKEVEKYKDRNLIVIGTNNEIVRELGLKFKEPTLKVVEKDGRKILIVGGKDTKEVVKAASFLADRVISFKVGAYNTFFNWVRVRGMIEHGNYEGAYDMLTDSRGVHACGRNMSLAAPMMAKFPPEVKKVVKKRNKIMYVELPKALKEENKEKAKKLWREAMITCFQCHHGIGIPKMRKFEPLADIHSKHQRIANKYGLSCKDCHYGITEYRGYEEGTTEQ, from the coding sequence ATGAAAAAATTATTACTACTTCTTAGTGCAAGCTTTGCCTTCTCACTTCAGATGGATTTCAAAGAAGTTAAGAAGTTTCCTTACATAAAGTACGTCACTGCTTGGAAGGGAACACCCGCTGAAACGAAGGACGTTGCAGTTCCAAACGTCTACATAGTCGTTGGACAGAAGGAAAGTCCAGAGGTTCTTACCTCCGCCGCAAAGGTAGCTTTCTATTTAGGACAGTGGACGGACGGAATAGGACTTTCACCTAAACTTGTAAAGGAAGGAAAAATCCCTAAGCTCATAATAAGCGACAAGGAAGTAGAGAAGTACAAGGACAGGAACCTCATAGTGATAGGGACCAACAACGAGATAGTAAGAGAGCTGGGACTCAAGTTTAAAGAGCCGACCCTGAAGGTAGTAGAAAAGGACGGAAGAAAAATACTCATAGTAGGTGGTAAGGACACGAAGGAAGTGGTAAAAGCTGCAAGCTTTCTGGCTGACAGGGTAATTTCCTTCAAAGTAGGAGCTTACAACACTTTCTTTAACTGGGTAAGGGTAAGGGGAATGATAGAACACGGAAATTATGAGGGTGCTTACGACATGCTCACAGACTCAAGGGGCGTGCACGCCTGCGGTAGGAACATGTCACTTGCAGCTCCCATGATGGCAAAGTTCCCCCCTGAAGTGAAGAAGGTGGTAAAAAAGAGAAACAAGATAATGTACGTGGAACTTCCAAAAGCCTTAAAAGAAGAAAATAAAGAAAAGGCAAAGAAGCTCTGGAGAGAGGCTATGATAACTTGCTTCCAGTGTCACCACGGGATAGGAATACCTAAAATGAGGAAGTTTGAACCTTTAGCGGATATACACTCAAAACACCAGAGGATAGCAAATAAGTACGGACTTTCGTGTAAGGACTGCCACTACGGAATTACAGAGTACAGAGGATACGAGGAGGGAACAACTGAACAATGA